A window from Mya arenaria isolate MELC-2E11 chromosome 9, ASM2691426v1 encodes these proteins:
- the LOC128202700 gene encoding sperm-associated antigen 7 homolog — protein MDLLGSILGTMQKPPSISIEEKKKRKAQQEQIEKQQKVEKKKLHEFREKIQSKINEFIKDGRQEKLQLDPMDKTYRAIVHEVADIAGLASFSFGLEEKDRYVMMWKKEFAPSDEELLAYRREEEWDPEKARHTDQLRAIERLAAESKPTVSKVEPSTNYRDKYKHLIGDTAAKDAAQSTITNRSYGFVSSENKRDRRTVEQVLADSRAKKKLKTEQSSDDISNLVQDSNS, from the exons ATGGATCTCCTTGGTTCCATTTTGGGAACGATGCAAAAGCCTCCGTCAATCAGTATTgaagagaagaagaagaggaaAG CTCAACAAGAACAGATTGAAAAGCAGCAGAAAGTGGAGAAGAAGAAATTACATGAATTCAGGGAAAAG ATACAATCTAAAATCAATGAGTTCATCAAGGATGGCAGACAGGAGAAGCTGCAGCTTGATCCGATGGACAAAACATATAGAGCGATCGT GCATGAAGTAGCAGACATTGCTGGACTTGCATCCTTCTCATTTGGCCTGGAAGAAAAAGACAGATATGTAATGATGTGGAAAAAG GAGTTTGCACCGTCTGACGAGGAACTTTTGGCATACAGGCGAGAAGAGGAGTGGGATCCAGAGAAGGCCAGGCACACTGACCAGCTCAGG GCTATAGAGAGGTTAGCTGCCGAGTCAAAACCCACTGTATCAAAAGTTGAACCAAGCACAAACTACCGGgacaaatacaaacaccttATTGGTGACACTGCAGCCAAAGATGCAGCTCAGTCTACTATTACAAACAGATCATACGGATTTG TATCAAGTGAAAATAAGCGTGACAGGAGGACAGTAGAACAAGTATTAGCAGACTCCAGAGCaaagaaaaagttaaaaactgAACAGTCTTCGGATGATATAAGCAATTTGGTTCAAGATAGTAATAGTTGA